In Spirochaeta lutea, a single genomic region encodes these proteins:
- a CDS encoding TetR/AcrR family transcriptional regulator — MPRGFDAREQKEIIGRLYEAGEEAFSRTDFAKVSVDELVGPAGISKGAFYRFFESKEHFYFALTQQVEVREKQRIAVRLERAWDELSLKQALEYFFLWQFELIEQHPLFERALDPALLERIIRKLGRQAYQERMAEDEAFWKDWIGRFAGKGMVQDEAVLARAFEAVKNLIYLVLHRRDIGPGWKNTLVYLVDRISEDLLPKNREE, encoded by the coding sequence ATGCCCAGGGGATTTGATGCCAGGGAGCAAAAAGAGATCATCGGAAGGCTGTATGAGGCGGGAGAGGAGGCCTTCAGCCGGACCGATTTTGCAAAGGTGAGTGTGGATGAGCTGGTGGGCCCTGCGGGCATTTCCAAGGGGGCATTCTACCGGTTTTTTGAGTCCAAGGAGCATTTTTACTTCGCCTTGACCCAGCAGGTGGAGGTCCGGGAGAAACAGCGGATTGCGGTCAGGCTGGAGCGTGCCTGGGATGAGCTGTCCTTAAAGCAGGCCCTGGAGTACTTTTTTTTATGGCAGTTTGAGTTGATTGAACAGCATCCCCTCTTTGAACGGGCCCTGGACCCCGCCCTGTTGGAGCGGATTATCAGGAAGCTCGGGCGGCAGGCATACCAGGAACGGATGGCCGAAGATGAGGCCTTCTGGAAGGACTGGATTGGCCGGTTCGCCGGGAAGGGCATGGTTCAGGATGAGGCTGTGCTGGCCAGAGCCTTTGAGGCGGTTAAGAATCTGATTTATCTGGTATTGCACCGCCGGGATATCGGCCCGGGATGGAAGAATACCCTGGTCTACCTGGTAGACAGGATATCCGAGGACCTTCTGCCCAAGAATAGGGAGGAATAA
- a CDS encoding ABC transporter ATP-binding protein, producing the protein MISVSHLSYRYPGSPEQTLSDLSFAVPPGRIYGFLGPSGAGKSTTQKILYGVLKGYSGGVKILDRDLEHWSRRVYEVLGVALEFPRFYERLSARDNLTYYRLFYSASADRGPELMEYLGLKKDMDRPVEEFSKGMKMRLNLVRALQHDPQVLFLDEPTSGLDPIHASAVKDLLRREAEGGKTVFLTTHNMGLAQDVCHEVGFLVDGRIAASAAPDELRRRHKTGLVRVEITARHGENTDLLSREFPLENLAGNQEFLGFLAAGRVERIRSLEPNLEEIFLTTTGRSLHESSGE; encoded by the coding sequence ATGATTTCGGTTTCTCATTTATCGTACCGCTATCCCGGGAGCCCGGAACAGACCCTGAGCGATCTGAGTTTTGCCGTTCCTCCGGGGAGGATCTACGGGTTTTTAGGGCCCTCCGGAGCTGGGAAGAGCACGACCCAAAAAATACTCTACGGGGTGCTGAAGGGGTACAGCGGCGGGGTGAAAATCCTGGACAGGGACCTGGAACACTGGTCCCGGAGGGTGTATGAGGTCCTGGGGGTGGCCCTGGAGTTTCCCCGGTTCTACGAGCGGCTCTCCGCCAGGGATAACCTAACCTATTACCGGCTCTTTTATTCCGCATCGGCGGATCGGGGTCCCGAACTCATGGAATACCTCGGGCTGAAGAAGGATATGGACAGGCCCGTGGAAGAGTTTTCCAAGGGGATGAAGATGCGGTTGAACCTGGTCCGGGCGCTCCAGCACGATCCCCAGGTGCTTTTTTTAGATGAACCTACCTCGGGGCTGGATCCCATCCATGCTTCAGCCGTGAAGGATCTGCTGCGCCGGGAGGCTGAGGGCGGGAAAACGGTGTTTCTTACTACCCATAATATGGGCCTTGCTCAGGATGTGTGCCACGAGGTGGGGTTTTTGGTAGACGGCCGGATAGCGGCATCGGCTGCTCCGGATGAGCTGCGGCGGCGGCATAAGACCGGACTGGTTCGAGTGGAGATTACAGCCCGGCATGGTGAGAACACGGATCTGCTATCCCGGGAATTTCCCCTGGAGAACCTGGCTGGGAACCAGGAGTTCCTGGGGTTCTTGGCTGCCGGGCGGGTTGAACGGATCCGTAGTCTGGAACCGAACCTTGAAGAGATCTTTTTAACTACCACGGGAAGGAGCCTCCATGAATCATCTGGGGAATAG